The genome window TTTCCCTGTGGCACAGTGAAACACCATAGATTCCTAAACTGACCAGTTTAGGAATTGAAGTGTGCATTGGAAGGTGCAGAAAGGACATTTTAATGTGAGGCTTACAACCATGGCTGCTCcctgaaaaagaaatcccacaTTTCAAAAACAATCCATGGTTTTTTGCATGATGTATCTTGTTCCTTAGTTCTTCTGTCAGTGATATGACACAATTCTCCATGTCTCATCAGCTCAAGACTGTATCCTCCTCAGCACCTATTCTCCATTTGTGGCCAGCAGTAAGGAATATCCCCCCTTGCTAAACATCCTGGCAACCTGTGCTTCAGGAGATTTCTGCGCTAGAAATTTCTAATGCCACTCCTGCAACTGTGTCAAATGGCCACTGGTGGACCAAGAGTCTGTGGATTAGCCAGACCCTTTTGGAACTTTCTTGAGCTGCTCAGCTCTAGCTCACCTTGTGACTGTGACTCCCGTGGTTTAATTATGCCTTATAATTAAAGAGGGAGAAAGGCTCGTGATCATTACTTTGAACCCAGCTGCCTCATATCTTCATCAGGTGCTTCTATTAGAAAACCAAACATGAGTGTATGCCCCATTTCACCTTTTCAGTGCTACAGATAAAGACTGCATATAATTtaaatggggagaaaaatataatttagtGAAGTCTTAATTTTACTAATGACAGTCTCTCAAATTAAATATACCATCAGCGAAATATTTATTGTGGTGTCTCTCATGTAAAGATAGTCAACAGTACTAATGACCTGTATTTCTCTTAATGGGATTGTTAAGGTATTCCTACGTTATATGCTGCTAATGGCTCTCCATCTTTCTCATGGGGAGGTCCTCACAGAATTCTGACCTGAAACTGCTGATTAACTGTTGATTTCTGTGTGACACCACCTATCTGTAATATATAAATGCAGTTTCCTGGGTGATACAGCTGTCATAACACTTATTTTCCAAGAGAAGAATGCAGAAGTCTGGAAGTATTGTGCCTTAATTTGCCCCAGTGTCAAACACGGGTAACTCCACATTAATGGTGTTCCATTAGTGTTGGAAAGTTTGTTAATGTGGGAGAGGATGATCAGGACATCTATTTAGAGAACAGCAGTCATTCATAAATTCTGGAATGGCATGTGAACTGCAACACTAACACTGTGActaagcaaaaagaaaaaaacaaactgacaTGCAGTAGTTTCGTGAAATGAAACGGTAGACAGCTACAGAACCATATTATCATAGTTATGttataaatgtgtattttatatatgtgtatttttaatatatgtataatatgtataatatatataacatatattataGTTCCTACAGGTACAGCCAAATATTCATGATAAAACTGTAAGTCTCTGAGTAGGAGCAGGAAATGTGAGATCTGAAAGAGGTGAGTGTTTACATTGTGAAATGCAGCCAAATGCATGCACAGAGATGGTGGATGCATTGAATTAAGTTATGACTTCTAAGTGAAAAATCAGCATGGATTGCCTATCAAGGAACATGAAACAATAGGAAATTAAAAGCAGTTCAGTTTCCAAAGTTTAACCTTGATATTAAGGTAAAATGGAATAGTCTTACATATAAAGAATTATTTCCACATGACTAAGAAAGTGGAAATGTGGTTAAACAGCTCTAGTGGACAGAAGGTTCTGCAAGCATTGCTgccatttttgttttctgtgaatgATGAAAACTCACAATTGTTCTCTCATTTATTTGACTGCTGTTCTCCAAAGTATATATGGAGTACCTAATGTCCTTGTGTGCTATAATTTGTGGCACACAAGTGAGAAGAGCCAAAAAACGTAAAACAAAAAGATTGGGGTTTGAGCCTTATGACTTTGCTCTGGAAATCATGgatgggcttttttttaatttgttttactttattttaggGATTGCAATCAAAGAGCCTTAATGAAGTAACTTAAAATATGAGCAAACACCTTATGTATGAGGACTAAACTGTAAGGCAAAAGTGTGTTAGACTAGTACACATTTAGTCTACTTCATAGACAGCACCTCTGAGGAAGCAGGGAATTTTGGGTTGCTAATATATTTAGCTAAAGGTCTTTACAAAATAATcctaataaaaagaaaatgaggagaGTGGGAAGGATACAAGGGTCAGCCAGAAactaaagacaaaaagaaaaaaatgcataaagtaTCCTGTAGTAGGATAAAAATGTCTCTAATTTAAACACTTATTGAATAGCATGGAGGTACAGCAATCTAGAAAGTTATTACTTTCTTACATGCTACTTATTTTcatcctgaagaaaaaatatttttcctgcagtgtgTAACATTTGTCTAGTATAAAGCTTTGAAATGACATTTCTCCTTCACTACCTCACCCTGCTGATGACTTTAAATATACCTTTTACCCATGGATAAATAGTCTCGGGAATTAATTGTGCAAATGTAGTATTCGAAAGTGGTTCGACACCAACctttagaaaacaaaggaacgctcttaaaaaaaaaaaaaaaagaaaaaaaagaaaaaaaaaagaaaaaaaaacctaggtGGATTGTTCAGCTAAATCAACATGTTTTggaaacatgaaagaaaaagtccTCCAGGGGTAAATACTATTTCATGCAAGTTCAAAAGAAAGCTTGAGGCGATGGCAGCACACCCCGCCCACGGTGGCAGTGAGATGAACAGCTTTAAAAAGAGCGGCCTTCGTCACTCGGCCAGGCACAAAGATAAAGGCAGGGGCTTATGTAACTCTTTTAAAGGAACCCGATCCTTGCGCTCTCCCCTTTCGTTTTGGGAGTGAGCGCTTTGTTTGGGGATCCAGTTCTGCCCCAACCATCCACGCCGAGctcctgcatcctgctgctACAGTCTCGCACACCTGCAGCGCTACAGGTATGTGcgggtttgtttggggttttttgaaagtcatggctttttttttttttttcctcagaaacgTAGGACAAGCGCTTGCGAGGTGTGAGTCAGCACGTTCGGGAgactttcattttatttgcagACAGGGTGCAAGCTCATTTAAATGCAATTGGGGGttactttctttcctttctttattccccccccccccttttttttttctttttgagatgATGGTTCAGAAACCTGTTATTTTCCCCCTAGAGGTGGGGAAGACCTCTGAGGAGGAAGACGCAGGAGAGTGTGTTTAAAGTGATGGTGCCACACAGCAgtatctttacatttttactggCTGTAGATTGAAGTATCTGAAAATCAATTCTTGTTTGGTCTTCCAGTAAATTTTCAAGTGCTTGCAGGTGGCAATGGAGGTACACCAAGGCTGTGGGTTTTCAGATCCTCCTAAAATAATAGCTTTGATAAATGTATGAgggggaaattaatttttaagcaaTGTTTCAAGAGCATCTTAGGAATGGGAAAAGATGCTGTTTGTATGTACTACAGCAGATGCAGAAACACTGAAGTGTCTTGCCTATGCTACAGAGCTTGCAAGTGTATATGGCTTATAAACCATACAAGCCAATGCTATCCCTCACAGTCTTGCATCTGGAGATGTTTTCATCAGTGAATATATCTacatctttaaatatttcatgttcTATGTGTTGCTTTACATTTTATCACATAGTATGAAATGTTTTCAATTAAAGCCTTTGAGGTTATACCAGTGAGGGCATTGTATTTGTGTTTCTGGAGTTCTGAAGTGTATgtttctttaatatttaatcgctcctcctctctctgcaggagACCACAacctgcagagaaaaaagggCACTTATGGGTGTGgcttatttaaaaaagaaaaggtagaGTACTAGTATAGATGTGTGTCCAGAGATAATACAGCTTTCAAATATGACACAGCTTGTCTTCAAATGATTTGAACTGATCTGCAAAACTGAAAGCTCCTGGTATCTGCAGTCTAGCCCTGGTGATACTGCTTGGGAGATTCTGAATTTTAAAGTCTGCAAATCCAGAATATATTGCCCTCTAGAATTCTGTccaaattttctgtctgccaaGTTGTTGGCTTTCCTAAAGCTGTCCCTTTACTGCCACAAATCTTTAAGTCCCACTTGTCCAGGGACAGTTCAGTAAACTCTTTTTACTGtttctctctgtatttttgACACAGTCAAGTTTGAAGATCCTTGTTTCTTTACTAGCTAAGTTTCTATGGGAATACACATGATTTATCTGTAGAGAGCTTGGGTAAAGCTTATCTAAATTCTTTCCATGTTCTCGAATCATTTGTAGATGCTCTGTGAATATTCAAAGGAGTTATTCTCTGTTTACTCAGTTGGTTAACCTAAGCTTGATGGCAGAAAATCATTAACTTGAGTCCAAGGAGCTACCTACAGGTGTGTTAGATTCTGCTGGTACTTTTTGACCTTTGTGAAttacttgtttatttttatttaagcaatagtttgaaaaaaaattaaccataTCCTACTCTTACCTTCTTGATAAAAGATTTGGCTCAACTTTAGGAATTTGGTTCTTTATGTTCCGTGCTggtacatttttttttgcatctttctTAAAGAGTATCCTTCTTCAAAAGTCTGCAACACTTGAGGCTAAAGCTGTTTagaaaaaggatttatttaCACTGAAAATTTCAGCTATGTAATATTTTAAGTCTCTGGATGAAAATATAGTGGGTTAACCTATGTGTAGTTATATCTCTATACACAgtagttgttgtttttttctttcaaattgcTGAGTCTTGTATTGAGCCTTTACTGTCTACTAAAGAAAGCTATGCATTCCTGACAGGAAATACACATGATGAGGAGTGGAAGGACTGGCTTCATCGCTATGTAAATAGTTTGTGATGGGTGCCTTGCTGCTTGCtcttaactttatttttattgtattacTCACTGTAGGGCATGGAAATCCTAGCATGTACCAGGTTCCTGCTGAAGACTTCATAAGAAACTAACAATAAACTTATTTATGTTAAATAACCCAATGGGCTTTTTGAGTAATGCTTCATTTTAGATCAAACAGTAATGAGCATGTTCATCCTATAACtgtaatgattaaaaaaattcaatagcTGATGATACTGCTGACATTTTTCAGTGTGGCATGCTTTGGTATTCActtctgaatgttttttttttccttagcatCACACATGGCCAATGAATCGAGGCCCTGCCCATGTGATATTGGGGACAGGTTTGACTATGGAGGCCGTGGGCAGGAGGTGCAAGTTGGGCACATCAAGGCATACGTCTGCAAACCTTCTGCCAGCACTGACAAAGCTGTCATTGTGATTCACGACATATTTGGGTGGCAACTCCCAAACACCAGATACATAGCTGATATGCTAACAACTAATGGATACATGTAAGAAATATTACTGTTTTCAAAGTGTCTTTTTAATAAGCAAGTTTGTTGAACCAACTGTTCCCTTTTTTCATGTAAAGCAtacaaacacaaataatttcacAGTCTTTCTTTACCCCTTTCTCCAAGGAGCTTACTGCTAAAACAGTGAAAGAAGTCTAAAATAATTGAGTAGTCTTACCATAATGAGTTAGTATGTAAGCACAGAAGAACAggggagaaacagaaaattttcttaTGCTGCATCTTTCATCCTCATGAGCCTCTAGCAGCctgcttcctcccttcctctgtGCAACTTGGCTGTTATGGTAAAAATTCCAAAGATGCTGAAGATCTTGTTAGGAAAGGAAAGTGTACTAACTTGTGCCAAATAGAGAAACAAATTCTCAAATATGTGTAAAGCATATTGAGAAAAGCATATTGAGTGTCCTCTTTCCTGTATTACTGGGTTAGTGTTCCTTTCAGGCCAAACATAGATACCATGTAAATTGTAGtttctgtggtttggttttgaatttcttttttaagtttgGTAGGAAACCACCAAGGATTTTCAGTTACAGTTAACTATTTATCAAATTAAGTAATGAATTTTAGCAGGGTAAAATGTAACTGGAAATTATACTAAGTCTCCTTTTTAGATGTAGAAAATTATTGAGGGTTGCTGGTATACTGCTTTGGTGTGGGTTAAGTACTATGTATTCGTTCAGCAAAAGAATTTGTTGTGTAGTACACATGGCCTTCCCTTTAATCCCTTTCCAGTATTATTTCATGGACataaaatattctcatttttcctgCAGAGCCATCTGCCCAGATTTTTTTGTGGGACAAGAAGCTTGGAAACCTTCTAATGACTGGGCATCTTTCAATGACTGGGTGAAAACACGAGATGCCGGCAAAATAGACAAGTACAGCCATTGTTCCTCGTCCACCGAGGGGACATCCCTATTTCATAGGAATTTTTGCCtcagtaaaaatgtaaaattagaTCCTAAATAATTAGTGGGTCAAATATAGCTGGATGTCCACAAATAGAAAGTTCACGCAGCTCATGGGACAAGCTCATGGTTATGTGAGTGGTGCTTTACAGATAAAAGTAGACATTTGAATCTTAAAAGTTCCCAGTGTTTGTGCAGAAAGTAGAAggaaaatgaatgaatgaaaagaaaagaaccagCAAAGGCTAGAAAATGTAGCTCACTCTGGCCACTTTGATCCCTCAGGAAGGCACAAATTCCATGGATTTTAGATAGGGTGCAAGTGCAGACACTATGCAATGAGGGAACATTTTTTCTGCTCCCCATCAGATCACAGCTAGTTCAAAGCATACTGCTTTCCcacttttctgtatttttcccatttttatctGCCACATTGGTTGATTGCATAAAGTAACTGCTGATTTAGAAAAAACTGTTGGGAATTTGCTTCcacaattttataaaatatttgtcatCCTTGTGAGAGATGTTTTGCGTGTCAGTCACATTTGTGATAACAGGATGCTCTTGACTGGCTGTGGATATCAAAATTTTGTGTTCTCCTACATGATAACTACTGCTATTTGTGAAATTAATTGGACTGTTCATAAAATCACCTCATGTCCTAGTAATAATGATCTAGGAAGActgattttctcctttgtctttCTTCTCCCCTGGAGTTTGTCatgtattttagaaattaataatAGTAGTGTTGTGGGTTGACCCCAACCAGCAGCCAAAAACCTGGGCTATCATTTAGTTGCTCCCACAAGAGGAACAGGGGAGAGAATATgggaaacaaagcaagaaaacccctgggttgagataaagacaacTTGATAAgtaagggaaagagaaaaaccagGAGTGATGCAAAGACAGTCACTTTGTCCCAGAAGCAGACTGATGCCCACCTAGAGCACCACCACCTGCCCAGACTTagagcagcagccaccaaaGAGGCAGAGAAACGGGCTAGAACCTTAACTCACTTTCATTTGCATGTCTCAGAGAAGTTGATGTGATCCTCGAGTATCTGAAGGACCAGTGTGGTGCGGAGAAGATTGGTGTCATTGGGTTTTGCTGGGGTGGAGCGGCAGTGCAACATCTGATGCTGAAAAATCCCCATTTAAAGACTGGAGTGTCCCTCTATGGTGAGCCTGGGATACCTGCTGCATTCTGAGCAGAATACCAGTGCAGGAAGCAATTCTTTAGGGCTGTTGCTGTAACAAAATTCAGTGTGACTTCTAGTGGAACAGGGtgattttattataaataatctATTAGTGATTTGATTTTGCACACTCACAATTTTACATTCAAGTGTACCCAGCAAGATCTATGTATTTAAAGAGTGGCATGACCAGGATCACATCTGTGAACATAGTGCCAAATGCCATGGCCTCACTCATTTTGTGGCGGTGACAAAAGGGCTTCTAGGCACATCTTTTGCATCTTTTAGACAGCTGTCCCTCATTACTAATAGGACCCATTTTTAGCTCTCTTTTTTAACTCTGTAGTCTCACACATTACTCAATGCATTTATGCTGcctttgatatttttcttattaacCTCTGCACTTCTACAGAACCCAGACCAActtattttaattaaaggtGAAAGCAAATTGAAGGTATTTTTCCAGAAAGACTATTGGGATTGTTTTGCTGCACTGATATAGTTGAGTCCATTCAATGGTGTTACTTGctaatattttactttgttgTTGTAATAATCTCAGGAATGAAAAGAGTAGCCAGGGTGGCAGCTGGTTAGTTCTACTGTAACTTTTATTCAAATGCATTTGAATAGTCAAAATTACAATGTCAATCTGTTATGAAATCATATCAGTGTAAATATATGTACACTGAAATTGTAACCGTTTATGTGGAATGATGAATAGTAACAATTATCTTAAAAATGGTCTTCTCAAGCCAGAGGTGAGCAGTCCCAAAGTGTCCATCTCTCACAGAACCCTGTCTCTGACAGTGGTCAGAAGCAGTTGCTTAAAGCAACCCACAAAAATGGGGCAAGTGTAACAattctttcctgatttttcccACGGAACTGGTCTTCGGTCTCTTTTTCATGCAACTGATGTCACCTTTAATGACATTGCAAACATTCCACCACAAAAGGGAATTTTAAGCAGAGTGTGTTAAATTCCACACCAAACTGATCAGCTGTAACTGATGAAAATGTCTCGAAGCTTCACTGTACAGATTTTGTAGTGTTTTAGCTACTTTAGGTAGCATAACTTCTTGTAtgtatgtttttttcttctttaggaGTGATCAGCCGTTTTGAGGACAAACACAGTCTGCTGCATCCTACCTTCTTCATTTTTGGTGAGAAGGATAACATTATTCCATTGGAGCAGGTGAGTTTCCCATCACAgatatttgtctttttaatgctttttgtGCTTGCTTTGTGATTGGGTTTTAATGAACACAAAGTAGAAAACTAATTtgtacttttctttctctttcactAACTCTTACAGTACTTCTTCACGAATTGTTGTTGTTTATCCCCAAATAAAAAACTTTTACCATGACactaaaagcattttctgttgctgtttggAAATTTGGGTGATTTTCATCAGTTCCTAGGAAAAGAGCTCATGGTTATCCAAAGAAAGCCTTCTGACAAGTTTAAGATAGGAGACCCTTTTTAGTGATACCAATGGTCCATAAAATCCGCCTGTTCCAATGGAATCACTTGTAGGAGAATTAAAAAGATCCTGTAGccatcattttccttttccccctgtcctgcagagATTCTCCTTTCTGTCACTCTGTCAACAGCCTTTCTCTGGAGCCTGAGTGGAGAATGGTTGGAGAAAGATTATTATCTGCCAAGGGGATCAAAGGGAAACATGTTTTTATTGAGCGATGTTTGGCTTTAACTTTCCTAGCAAAAATTCCAGTCACTTTGAACTGCTGATTT of Molothrus ater isolate BHLD 08-10-18 breed brown headed cowbird chromosome 1, BPBGC_Mater_1.1, whole genome shotgun sequence contains these proteins:
- the LOC118700066 gene encoding carboxymethylenebutenolidase homolog, whose translation is MANESRPCPCDIGDRFDYGGRGQEVQVGHIKAYVCKPSASTDKAVIVIHDIFGWQLPNTRYIADMLTTNGYIAICPDFFVGQEAWKPSNDWASFNDWVKTRDAGKIDKEVDVILEYLKDQCGAEKIGVIGFCWGGAAVQHLMLKNPHLKTGVSLYGVISRFEDKHSLLHPTFFIFGEKDNIIPLEQVTLLEQKLKQNCKVDYEVKIYPGQTHGFVHRKREDINPQDKPFIEEGRKDMINWLNKYI